The following proteins come from a genomic window of Nostoc sp. TCL26-01:
- a CDS encoding type II toxin-antitoxin system HicA family toxin yields MVREIKFTELEKLLLETGFVTMQTFGSQKIYQHPSSGTLIVLPGYEQQAYVRTLHLVAVRRILSENGLMDSDRFNSFLNKVAS; encoded by the coding sequence ATGGTTAGAGAAATTAAATTCACAGAATTAGAGAAATTGCTCTTAGAGACAGGGTTTGTAACCATGCAGACCTTTGGCTCTCAAAAAATTTACCAGCATCCATCATCTGGGACATTAATAGTTTTGCCTGGTTACGAGCAACAAGCGTATGTAAGAACATTGCATTTAGTTGCAGTGCGACGAATACTGTCGGAAAATGGCTTGATGGATAGCGATCGCTTCAACAGTTTTTTGAACAAGGTAGCAAGCTAA
- a CDS encoding Ig-like domain-containing protein gives MTNKAFLQPLDRVAIASMLILSLLIGFLILQGDVVASRVRDFSWQNQQIGADDSSFTLTFSRPMDTKSVEDNLKIEPPLAGKVSWAGRRLVYTLITPPPYGTNYKVQLQGAKDKFAEQEQSNRVIQPFTGQFRTRDRVILYIGAESQDQGQLVLYNLTQEQKQVLTPKDLVVMDFKPFPNGEKILLSARAANNQDLLSAQIYTVTTGILAESGTVAEPAGKIDLIVDNKDYQNLKFDLSPDGETIVIQRGNRNNPSDFGLWFMSATTKPGEKPIPQRLQSQPGGDFMITPDSKAVAVAQGQGAAILPLQKDASKPLDFLPQFGLVQAFSQDGSQAAMVKFNTDYTRDLFLVTNQGTQKPLLKTTGSILSCQFDTASPTLYCLLTQLVSKEQYIEQPYLVAIDVKTGQQRPLLVLPVEQRNVQMSLSPDGLGLLFDQVVPQVNPNVKTASPLKTDDGEAIATSSLWLMPLLPISDTALSTIKPEKLPFVGFHPRWLP, from the coding sequence ATGACCAACAAAGCATTTCTCCAACCATTAGATCGTGTAGCGATCGCCTCAATGTTAATTTTGAGTTTGCTAATTGGCTTCTTGATTTTACAAGGGGATGTTGTGGCATCTCGTGTCAGAGATTTTAGTTGGCAAAATCAACAAATTGGGGCAGATGATAGCTCTTTCACCCTGACTTTTAGCCGTCCTATGGACACAAAAAGTGTGGAAGATAACTTGAAAATTGAACCACCCTTAGCTGGTAAAGTCAGTTGGGCGGGGCGAAGATTGGTTTATACCCTGATTACACCACCACCTTACGGGACAAACTATAAAGTACAGTTACAAGGAGCTAAAGATAAGTTTGCTGAACAAGAGCAATCAAATCGCGTCATTCAACCCTTTACTGGGCAATTTCGTACACGCGATCGCGTTATTCTCTACATAGGAGCCGAATCACAAGACCAGGGGCAACTTGTGCTTTATAACCTGACGCAAGAACAGAAACAAGTACTTACGCCCAAAGACTTGGTAGTGATGGACTTTAAACCATTTCCCAATGGTGAAAAAATCTTATTATCGGCACGTGCTGCTAATAACCAAGACTTGCTCTCAGCCCAAATTTACACAGTCACTACAGGAATCTTGGCCGAGTCTGGTACAGTAGCCGAACCAGCCGGGAAAATTGACCTGATTGTAGACAATAAAGACTACCAAAATCTCAAATTTGACCTATCTCCAGATGGAGAGACTATAGTTATTCAACGGGGAAATAGAAATAATCCCAGCGACTTCGGACTGTGGTTTATGTCAGCCACCACCAAACCAGGAGAAAAACCCATCCCACAACGCCTACAAAGCCAACCAGGAGGGGATTTTATGATTACCCCCGACAGTAAAGCTGTAGCCGTCGCCCAAGGGCAAGGAGCCGCCATTCTCCCCCTACAAAAAGATGCCAGTAAACCTCTAGATTTTCTGCCTCAATTTGGTCTAGTTCAGGCATTTTCCCAAGATGGCTCCCAAGCGGCAATGGTAAAATTTAATACAGATTACACAAGAGATTTGTTTTTAGTGACAAACCAAGGCACTCAAAAACCCCTGTTAAAAACCACAGGCTCAATTCTTAGCTGCCAATTCGATACAGCCTCACCCACCCTCTATTGCTTGCTGACACAGCTAGTATCAAAAGAACAATACATAGAACAGCCATACTTGGTAGCCATTGACGTAAAAACAGGACAACAAAGACCATTACTAGTGTTGCCCGTGGAACAAAGAAACGTCCAAATGAGCTTATCACCAGATGGTTTAGGCTTATTATTTGACCAAGTAGTTCCCCAAGTAAACCCCAACGTCAAAACAGCCAGCCCATTGAAGACAGATGATGGTGAAGCGATCGCTACCAGTAGTCTCTGGCTAATGCCACTTCTACCCATCTCCGACACAGCCCTTAGCACTATCAAACCAGAAAAACTACCCTTCGTCGGCTTTCACCCCCGTTGGTTACCGTGA
- a CDS encoding AAA-like domain-containing protein, whose protein sequence is MLRSTRSVVLRDKKCQQQVIDRLHGQYCSQQDLAEHVGKVQSTVSNFLNMQPVDRGKFIKICAALGIEDWRSVGIPYIRKKSDKTENGNSEELEELEEVTTSPTPAPTNYLEYPEGLVALTSSFYVEHPPMEKYCFEEIRKPGSLICIKAPQKMGKSSLLARIIQQAKNQGDATVVINFELGEKQFFSNLSTFLRWVCDRIISELSKENQALGTELLNKLDAHWQFAQSFGGKVAVKDYFERSLLPQLNQPLTLALEEVEILFEYPGIYKDFFGLLRIMHQEASQQEIWQKLRLVIVHSTEAYIPMNINQSPFNVGLPVELPEFTPEQVLDLAKRHQLQWSDTEVQQLQAMIGGHPFLVRLALYKIAYQEVSLTHLLETAPTATGIYSNHLRHLGLILTQQSELGAAMKEVVNGNSSGKFSDAVRYKLKALGLVNLFNDEMKPRNELYRQYFQNFLGS, encoded by the coding sequence ATGCTTCGCTCAACACGCTCAGTAGTATTACGCGATAAGAAATGTCAACAACAGGTTATAGACCGCTTGCATGGACAATACTGTAGTCAGCAAGATTTAGCCGAGCATGTAGGAAAAGTCCAAAGTACAGTAAGCAATTTTCTCAATATGCAACCAGTTGACCGTGGAAAATTTATCAAGATTTGTGCAGCTTTGGGTATAGAAGATTGGCGAAGTGTTGGTATTCCCTACATTCGTAAAAAATCAGATAAAACCGAAAATGGCAATTCAGAGGAATTAGAAGAATTAGAGGAAGTCACAACTTCACCAACTCCAGCACCAACCAACTATCTAGAATATCCAGAGGGACTCGTAGCACTGACTTCCAGCTTTTATGTCGAACATCCCCCTATGGAAAAGTACTGTTTTGAGGAAATTCGCAAACCCGGTTCCTTGATTTGTATTAAAGCTCCCCAGAAAATGGGTAAATCTTCCCTACTAGCGCGGATTATTCAACAAGCGAAAAATCAAGGCGACGCAACGGTAGTAATCAACTTTGAGCTAGGGGAGAAGCAATTTTTCAGCAACTTAAGTACATTTTTACGCTGGGTTTGCGATCGCATTATTTCAGAATTGTCCAAAGAGAATCAAGCTTTAGGAACAGAACTGCTAAATAAACTAGATGCACATTGGCAATTTGCTCAAAGCTTTGGTGGTAAGGTGGCGGTAAAAGATTATTTTGAGCGATCTTTGCTTCCCCAACTGAACCAACCCTTGACTTTGGCACTGGAAGAGGTGGAGATATTATTTGAATATCCAGGAATTTATAAGGACTTTTTCGGACTGCTGCGGATTATGCATCAAGAAGCAAGTCAGCAAGAAATTTGGCAAAAATTACGCTTAGTCATAGTACATTCCACTGAAGCTTATATACCCATGAACATTAACCAATCCCCGTTTAATGTGGGTTTACCAGTGGAATTACCAGAATTCACCCCCGAACAAGTGCTAGATTTAGCAAAGCGTCATCAACTGCAATGGAGCGATACAGAAGTCCAGCAATTACAAGCAATGATCGGTGGACATCCTTTCTTAGTACGTCTAGCTTTGTATAAAATAGCCTATCAGGAAGTCAGTTTAACTCATCTGCTGGAAACCGCACCCACCGCCACCGGAATTTACAGTAACCACCTGCGCCATCTGGGGTTAATTTTGACACAACAAAGCGAATTAGGCGCAGCAATGAAAGAAGTGGTAAATGGTAACAGTTCAGGAAAATTCAGCGATGCAGTTAGGTATAAATTAAAAGCCCTGGGTTTAGTAAATCTGTTCAATGATGAAATGAAACCACGAAATGAGTTATATCGTCAGTATTTTCAGAATTTTTTAGGAAGTTAA
- a CDS encoding IS5 family transposase, with the protein MTKAYPSNLTWEQWELISGLFPEAKKGGRPRNTVMYAVVNAILYVLYEGCSWRGLPGDFPPWQTVYGYFLRWRVDGTWLKVHDKLYQWARVAAGREPSPSEAAVDSQSVETATMIYQEVGYDAAKKIHGRKRHLTVDLLGLVLRVLVTSASIPERQGAKKVLEQVHGMGGKVKRLHTIWMDGGYRGEEFARWVIDMFRWIVEIVLRPLEQKGFVHLPKRWVVERTFGWLNWCRRLSKDYEHLPETSETFIYIAMIRIMVRRLA; encoded by the coding sequence ATGACTAAAGCATATCCTAGTAACTTAACTTGGGAACAGTGGGAACTGATTTCAGGCCTGTTTCCAGAAGCCAAGAAAGGCGGTCGTCCTCGGAATACAGTCATGTACGCAGTGGTAAATGCCATCTTGTATGTACTTTATGAGGGTTGTAGTTGGCGAGGGTTACCGGGGGATTTTCCTCCGTGGCAAACAGTTTACGGATATTTCCTCCGATGGCGTGTAGACGGTACTTGGCTAAAAGTACACGACAAACTTTACCAGTGGGCAAGGGTAGCAGCCGGACGGGAGCCAAGCCCATCGGAAGCTGCCGTAGATAGCCAATCAGTAGAAACAGCAACAATGATCTACCAAGAAGTTGGTTATGATGCCGCTAAAAAAATACATGGAAGGAAACGTCATCTCACAGTGGATTTACTAGGGCTGGTTTTACGAGTTTTGGTTACGTCTGCTTCTATTCCTGAGCGACAAGGGGCTAAAAAAGTCCTAGAACAAGTTCATGGTATGGGTGGCAAGGTAAAACGATTGCACACAATTTGGATGGACGGGGGCTATAGAGGCGAGGAGTTTGCACGTTGGGTCATAGATATGTTTCGATGGATTGTGGAAATTGTTCTCAGACCTTTAGAGCAAAAGGGCTTTGTCCATTTACCAAAAAGGTGGGTTGTAGAGCGAACATTTGGGTGGCTCAATTGGTGTCGGCGTTTGAGTAAGGATTATGAACACCTGCCGGAAACTTCTGAAACTTTCATCTATATTGCTATGATTCGCATCATGGTCAGGCGATTAGCATAA
- a CDS encoding DUF4365 domain-containing protein, translated as MPRKKRPREHIIADLSVNYVERYVLLCGYSVERIEYDYGYDLVIFTYNAEGEIENGQIYVQLKATDSLSILSDQKTITFVLTRSDLELWLLEPMPCILIVYDAKNSQAYWLYIQAYFESLEGLDLSNVGDSVTVRLSKDNVLNRQAIEIFAKFKNDVLSQLQGVIRHHG; from the coding sequence ATGCCCCGAAAAAAGCGACCAAGAGAGCATATAATAGCAGATTTAAGTGTAAATTATGTTGAACGATACGTCCTGCTATGTGGCTATTCTGTAGAGCGTATTGAGTACGATTATGGCTACGATCTAGTTATATTTACTTATAATGCTGAAGGTGAAATTGAAAATGGTCAGATATATGTACAGTTAAAGGCGACAGATTCATTATCTATACTTTCCGACCAAAAAACTATTACTTTTGTTCTCACACGCTCAGATTTAGAACTATGGTTGCTTGAACCAATGCCATGTATTTTAATTGTATATGATGCCAAAAATAGCCAAGCTTATTGGTTATACATACAAGCATATTTTGAAAGCCTTGAGGGATTGGATTTATCCAATGTTGGTGATAGTGTAACTGTGCGTTTATCTAAAGACAACGTATTAAATCGGCAGGCGATCGAAATATTTGCTAAATTTAAAAATGATGTTCTCAGCCAGTTACAAGGAGTAATTCGTCATCATGGTTAG
- a CDS encoding TIGR03943 family protein encodes MTKSQVPHKLLSWLDVLAITAWGVLMLRYWVTGKLNLLIHPNYFWLVILAGIALIVFGLLRAKELWQHHPRDLTANPQHITFFAPGWGSGLLLIAAILGFIITPQVFASDKALQRGVTDLLTTSRVKPQAFRASVRPEERSLVDWVRTLNVYPEPDAYTGQKVKVQGFVIHPPDIGQEYIFLARFVLTCCAADAYPVGLPVKLGKNQERYSPDTWLEVTGQMTTETLSGKRQLTIVADSLKKIPQPANPYSY; translated from the coding sequence ATGACTAAATCTCAAGTTCCCCATAAATTACTCTCTTGGCTCGATGTCTTAGCAATTACAGCTTGGGGTGTATTAATGCTGAGATATTGGGTGACTGGCAAGTTAAATTTGTTAATTCATCCTAATTATTTTTGGTTAGTAATATTAGCTGGTATTGCCTTAATCGTTTTTGGTCTATTGAGAGCAAAAGAACTGTGGCAACACCATCCCCGTGATTTAACAGCCAATCCTCAACACATCACCTTTTTTGCTCCTGGTTGGGGTAGTGGCTTGTTGTTAATTGCGGCAATTCTGGGATTTATCATCACACCACAAGTTTTTGCCAGCGATAAAGCCCTCCAAAGAGGTGTGACTGATTTATTAACCACCAGTCGTGTCAAACCCCAAGCCTTTCGCGCCTCCGTGCGTCCCGAAGAGCGATCGCTTGTAGACTGGGTACGTACACTTAATGTCTACCCTGAACCAGACGCATATACAGGGCAAAAAGTCAAGGTACAAGGATTTGTGATTCACCCACCGGATATTGGTCAAGAGTATATTTTTCTGGCAAGATTCGTTTTAACCTGCTGCGCAGCAGATGCTTACCCAGTAGGTTTACCAGTCAAGCTAGGCAAAAATCAAGAACGCTATTCCCCCGACACTTGGCTAGAAGTAACAGGCCAAATGACAACAGAAACCCTAAGTGGTAAACGTCAACTAACCATTGTCGCTGACTCACTCAAAAAAATTCCCCAACCAGCAAATCCATATAGTTATTAG
- a CDS encoding permease, giving the protein MNQLNNGFTIFLSLLVEAMPFLLLGVLFSSLLLFFVDESKLVEKMPKNPILGALVGSMVGFLFPVCECGNVPVARRLLMQGVPTPVAVGFLLAAPTINPIVIWATWTAFREQPEIVVLRVVFSLLIATIIGVVFSFQTDLQPIVQPALARYLKFNPPSKPEPKRRGRFSQPSKDTSTPSMLRPGTYILGGKPGMPMRLDANLVPATENTPSKPLKDRLRLLLDNSIIELRELGGVMVIGSAIAATIQVLAPRDLILSLGAGPISSILVMLVLAAVVSICSTVDSFFALSFASTFSSGSLLAFLVFGPMIDIKGVGLMLSIFKPKTIFYLFALAGLLTFLLTLFINLHVL; this is encoded by the coding sequence ATGAATCAACTGAACAATGGTTTCACTATATTTCTGAGTCTGCTAGTCGAGGCGATGCCTTTCTTGCTGCTGGGGGTTTTATTCTCTAGCTTGCTACTGTTTTTTGTAGATGAGAGCAAATTAGTAGAAAAAATGCCCAAGAATCCCATATTGGGTGCTTTAGTCGGTAGTATGGTGGGCTTTTTGTTTCCAGTGTGTGAATGTGGGAATGTCCCAGTGGCAAGACGCTTGCTGATGCAAGGAGTACCCACACCTGTAGCAGTGGGTTTTTTATTAGCTGCACCGACTATTAACCCCATTGTCATTTGGGCAACTTGGACAGCATTTCGAGAACAGCCAGAAATCGTTGTTTTGCGTGTGGTATTTTCCTTATTGATTGCCACGATTATTGGTGTTGTGTTCAGTTTTCAAACAGATTTACAACCCATAGTCCAACCTGCACTTGCCCGATACTTAAAATTTAATCCCCCAAGCAAACCCGAACCTAAACGCCGGGGCAGATTCTCTCAACCCTCAAAGGATACAAGTACACCGAGTATGCTACGTCCAGGGACTTATATTTTAGGCGGTAAACCAGGTATGCCCATGCGCCTAGATGCCAACCTAGTCCCAGCAACTGAAAACACTCCCAGCAAACCCTTAAAAGATAGGCTACGCCTCTTATTAGACAACAGCATTATAGAATTACGCGAGTTAGGTGGTGTGATGGTAATTGGTAGTGCGATCGCTGCCACAATACAAGTATTAGCTCCCCGTGATTTAATCCTCAGTCTGGGTGCAGGGCCAATTAGCTCCATTCTTGTCATGCTAGTGCTAGCCGCAGTAGTATCAATTTGTTCCACTGTTGATTCATTTTTTGCCCTATCTTTTGCCTCAACTTTCAGTAGTGGTTCTCTACTAGCATTTCTGGTTTTTGGGCCGATGATTGATATTAAAGGTGTCGGTTTAATGTTATCCATCTTCAAGCCCAAAACTATTTTCTACCTATTTGCCCTAGCCGGACTACTGACATTTTTGTTAACTCTATTCATCAACTTGCACGTTCTTTGA
- a CDS encoding phosphoribosylformylglycinamidine cyclo-ligase, whose amino-acid sequence MTQALDQVDYNTLDAAKRRFIEAAKRTLQFASAYGGVPSGGLGGSANAFSLNLASFLDVSAQELFVTLVPEGLGTADDARPDDLSEAELRQFWWNIGIKIISCLTNDAASSGMQTVLLGLYLPSSTPETVFTSAFLDGFLDGVVEGCRRVGCVYISGETPQLKTKIIEDRLDIAGSVFGIMPPGVAPIDGSRLSPGNTIVLVESTGLHENGFTPVRKLAESLPDGYRTKLPSGKQLWEAMNAASHLYTPLVQAVLREGIRPTAMENITGHGWQKLMRSAKPLRYVIDNLLPVPEIFQFVESQLAGGKEMMLSVFNYGAGFAFYTETKLEAEKIVQLAQVQGLKAAIAGRVEASPTREVVITPFGITLEGESFGIARGA is encoded by the coding sequence ATGACTCAAGCTCTCGATCAAGTCGATTACAACACATTAGATGCAGCAAAGCGACGCTTTATCGAGGCTGCGAAACGGACACTACAATTTGCTTCAGCTTATGGTGGCGTACCTAGTGGGGGGCTGGGGGGAAGTGCTAACGCTTTTAGTCTCAATCTGGCTTCGTTTTTGGATGTAAGCGCTCAAGAACTGTTTGTGACCCTTGTCCCCGAAGGTCTGGGTACTGCTGATGATGCTCGTCCTGATGACCTCTCAGAAGCAGAACTGCGGCAATTCTGGTGGAACATTGGGATTAAAATCATCTCTTGTTTGACCAATGATGCAGCATCGTCAGGAATGCAAACAGTACTGTTGGGACTATATTTACCTTCCAGCACGCCTGAAACCGTATTTACCTCTGCTTTCTTAGATGGATTTTTGGATGGAGTTGTGGAAGGGTGTAGACGAGTTGGATGTGTATATATTTCTGGAGAAACACCCCAACTTAAAACCAAAATTATTGAAGATAGACTTGATATTGCTGGTTCTGTATTTGGGATTATGCCCCCTGGTGTCGCTCCCATAGATGGTTCTAGACTCTCTCCTGGTAACACCATTGTTTTAGTAGAGAGTACAGGACTACATGAGAACGGCTTTACCCCCGTACGAAAGCTGGCTGAGTCACTACCAGATGGCTATAGAACAAAACTACCGAGTGGAAAACAGTTATGGGAAGCCATGAACGCCGCTTCTCACCTTTACACACCACTTGTGCAAGCCGTGTTGCGTGAAGGTATCCGTCCGACAGCAATGGAGAATATCACCGGTCATGGATGGCAAAAACTGATGCGCTCTGCCAAACCACTACGGTATGTTATTGATAATTTGTTACCAGTTCCCGAAATCTTTCAATTTGTTGAAAGCCAACTGGCAGGAGGAAAAGAAATGATGCTTTCCGTGTTTAATTATGGAGCAGGATTTGCATTTTATACAGAAACAAAGCTAGAAGCCGAGAAAATTGTCCAACTAGCACAAGTTCAGGGATTAAAGGCAGCGATCGCTGGTAGAGTAGAAGCATCCCCCACCCGTGAAGTCGTCATCACACCATTTGGTATTACATTAGAGGGAGAGTCTTTCGGCATTGCTAGAGGCGCATAG
- a CDS encoding type II toxin-antitoxin system prevent-host-death family antitoxin: MRQFTLGDIQNLHSDVLEQAATEPVVLTSQSQVSYVIMSVENYEQLMNQIAQLEDLILGQQAQMAVANSKMVGSEIFTDELERLAAFDD, translated from the coding sequence ATGCGCCAATTTACCCTTGGAGACATCCAAAATCTCCACAGCGATGTTTTAGAACAAGCTGCGACGGAACCAGTCGTACTAACAAGCCAATCGCAAGTTAGTTACGTAATTATGTCAGTGGAAAATTACGAGCAATTAATGAATCAAATTGCTCAATTAGAAGATTTAATTTTAGGTCAACAAGCACAAATGGCTGTGGCTAATTCTAAAATGGTTGGTTCGGAGATTTTTACAGATGAACTAGAACGTCTAGCAGCGTTTGATGATTAA
- a CDS encoding type II toxin-antitoxin system RelE/ParE family toxin: protein MAKLDGLETVLDFLKGLQPKIAAQIAKKVMSLNVDPLPADYKELTGYPGYYRVDSGEYRIVYRFDIDADLVEVILVGKRNDDEVYKQLKRLLG from the coding sequence ATGGCGAAATTAGACGGTTTAGAGACGGTTCTCGATTTCCTCAAAGGTTTACAACCTAAAATAGCTGCCCAAATAGCGAAAAAAGTAATGTCACTCAATGTTGACCCCTTACCCGCAGATTATAAAGAATTAACTGGTTATCCAGGATACTATCGGGTAGATTCTGGAGAATATCGTATTGTTTACCGCTTTGATATAGATGCAGATTTGGTCGAGGTGATTTTAGTCGGTAAACGTAACGACGATGAAGTGTATAAGCAACTCAAACGTTTGCTGGGCTAG
- a CDS encoding sensor histidine kinase — protein MSQEYCYQISPPVLSVGSDRDLGLESTLQELPMYNFQVEVGCTGAEIAKYFDKYPLLPGAILVEQGKFIGMISRRRLVECLIRPYGQELFFKEPLDVLYSYTRIAILVLNDTTSILTAIQHSLRRSPEFLAEPIVVQTAAKEYRLLDINELNIAAWQIRGIETQVRYERSQAQMIQNDKMARLGRLVDGVAHEILDPVGFVWGNLTYISNYSQDLLKLIATYEKFLPECPAEISYLKEEIEFDYLEQDLAKALTSARSGAERLKKLVTSLQNFCHIDTIYPKPVDLHACIDSIVILIKSRLKGEIEIIKNYGKLPPISCFIGQLNQVLMNILSQAVDTLLDEAVRQQLQANCHKNHQQATIEITTEVLSQAPTKPNEADSRWVSICIADNGPGMSEELKQQILDNFSVETRANKETSLAVSYQIITARHGGKLNFYSHQNIGTKFEILLPLI, from the coding sequence GTGTCACAAGAATATTGTTATCAAATCTCACCCCCAGTTTTATCTGTTGGCAGCGATCGCGATCTGGGTTTAGAGTCTACTCTCCAAGAGTTACCAATGTACAACTTTCAAGTGGAGGTTGGTTGTACTGGTGCAGAAATAGCCAAGTATTTTGATAAATATCCTTTGCTGCCAGGAGCCATTTTAGTAGAACAAGGCAAGTTTATCGGCATGATTTCCCGACGGCGACTGGTGGAGTGTTTGATTCGTCCCTACGGGCAAGAGTTGTTCTTTAAAGAACCTTTGGATGTTCTCTACAGTTATACTCGTATAGCAATATTAGTGCTAAATGATACGACTTCTATTTTAACAGCAATCCAACATAGCTTGAGGCGATCGCCAGAGTTTCTGGCTGAACCCATAGTAGTTCAAACAGCAGCAAAAGAGTACCGATTATTAGATATCAATGAATTGAACATTGCTGCTTGGCAAATTCGCGGTATAGAAACCCAGGTGCGCTACGAACGTAGTCAAGCACAAATGATTCAAAATGATAAAATGGCTAGGCTGGGCAGGCTAGTAGATGGGGTAGCTCATGAAATTTTAGATCCTGTCGGTTTTGTCTGGGGTAATTTAACTTATATTTCTAACTACAGCCAAGATTTACTGAAACTCATAGCTACATATGAAAAATTTTTACCCGAATGTCCGGCAGAAATAAGTTATCTCAAAGAAGAAATTGAATTTGATTATTTAGAACAAGATTTAGCGAAAGCCTTAACTAGCGCTCGTTCTGGAGCCGAAAGATTAAAAAAACTGGTTACTAGCCTGCAAAATTTTTGTCATATCGATACAATTTACCCTAAACCAGTAGATTTACACGCCTGTATAGACAGCATTGTCATTTTAATTAAAAGTCGCTTAAAAGGAGAAATTGAAATCATCAAAAACTACGGCAAACTACCGCCAATTTCTTGCTTTATTGGTCAGTTAAACCAAGTTCTTATGAATATTTTAAGTCAAGCTGTCGATACTTTATTAGATGAAGCAGTACGCCAGCAATTACAAGCAAATTGCCACAAAAATCATCAACAAGCAACAATCGAAATCACTACAGAAGTTCTTTCCCAAGCACCAACCAAACCGAACGAAGCAGACTCACGCTGGGTTTCTATCTGTATTGCTGATAATGGCCCTGGAATGTCTGAAGAGCTAAAACAGCAAATTCTTGATAATTTTTCAGTAGAAACAAGAGCAAATAAAGAAACAAGTTTAGCAGTCAGCTACCAAATTATCACTGCCAGACATGGAGGTAAGTTAAATTTTTATTCCCATCAAAATATAGGCACAAAATTTGAGATTTTACTGCCTTTAATTTAG